In Zingiber officinale cultivar Zhangliang chromosome 9B, Zo_v1.1, whole genome shotgun sequence, the genomic window ttctgggcgccctggaTGGGGAAAGTCAACATCATTGACCTTTACAactcgggtcttctgctccggctccgttcaccTCAATCCGAGTCTTTCGCTCGTTTGGGTGGTCTcgatcatccggaatagggctcacctgaacccaacttccggtcttcccGAGCAGACTtccgttccggcttctcgtcccttggaatcatcgtgtgcttccttctcgtctgccaacgTACTTAtctgtagtcttcgtccctcggccaCACCCTGTGCTgacattctcgctagctgcgtctcttgctccccgagcagtcttccgctccggcttctcgtccctcggaaccaccacacgcttctttctcgtctatcggtgtactcttccgcagcgcctcatccctcggacacaccgcgtatcgtccttctcgctagttgcgtcttccgctcgactacctgtgctcctaagctcctacccgtatctcgaatagaaatctataaaaaagacaaaatatttgaaaccacctcttgcctagatagtcataggctcacacaaatcagaatgaaccaattccaacacatcttggccttaaaaggtctcttggtcatttttccttccaagcaagattcacaggttgaaaaaattttcaccactaatgaaccaaaaattccatcggctattaacctttgaatcctactcaagttaatatgacctagctttagataccaaagatatgtttggttcatttccgaaggttgctttttagaattagaagatatgttattaattttcatttattgcatcgtgagagttattggattaagagtgtacaaattgtcaaccaacgtaccaaaatagataaccactctatttttcttaacaactactttgtcatcaaaaggaacataatatccatccataaatagtttagaaactgaaattaagttctttctaaaatatggtacgtaaagacaatttctcaaaatcaatattttattcctatcaaaagataaataaacatctctcactgcaataACCGCCACTCTCgtggcattgcccatgtagacggtgatttccccttcatgtagtcgtcgagtttcctggaatccctgtaatgaattgcagatattatcagtggctcccgtatctacacaccaggtaccggtagataacaccgctaaacatgtttcgacaactaatgaataagatacaccttcattattctcgtttctgcgaggacagtccgttaaatgagtcatcatcttgaggatatgatcccttacgggtgtcccctcagttatggtggtcatcattaagtttcttatggcctcctgcctgacaagccgattctggtgtccgaatagttccttgagattgagcatcatgtcataggcagtgggtaggacctgatgctaatgttgcagcacatttgacatagaagccaaatgtaacaccgcgtcatctcatctgccttgacccattttttATGTCTCtatatctcctcttcactagaatccttatcaggcatgctaggacagacctcaagaaatatgaacttgtaaccttcagcagttaagacaatgtccaagttttgttttcaatcaatgtaattgggaccagtaagtttgttttctttcaatataacaacaagatgattgaaagccatttgaaatcctaagaatcataaaatatttggtcaaaattttaaaatttaaaataatattgattccttaaacaatatcatttaaattcaccaacacctcaaaacaccgtgaattttgtatgccacgatagcgtggacatatacaaattcaaacatttgtatgagggggttttacccattaattttattatcttgtcaacctaactttatgacaaataaaattaatagttgatttttcttcggtcacacaaataatagcagtgactccgatagggaggatactattaaatgcgcctaagtgtaaaccgttacttgatacttagtccattaaataggattgtgccccttcaaatggagaagatcacacaaacctaaataatttcctataatcatccataaagaaagtttgatctagtgatctgtaaacaaactcatccgatgtggaggaagacactcaaagacaacgcgcaagtttgaatgcatcacttacaaaccagtaatggagactgtggaatttaaataattcctctcctacttagttatttaaaacaaggaattttaacatgcacacacacacacacacaacacatataaacagtataaaaggcaataaatatgaaaaataattttccaactattatggcatcatcCATAGATACCCTccatgtgccaccaaccctagccgccgccaacgggtcatgtcgtcgcatctatcttgcttctttttccgctgcgcctctggtcctaaaatagcaccacgcctcgcaaggatacgatccgcgataaaaataaaattttacatttatcgatcctatattccacaagggaatatacatgtaatctagatcgaacagaatgtaaaatcctaaaactaatacagcacctgctgtatttaataattacaatcatgcacacacataaaatgtcctcgacatgtccgagggtccaatcacacacaaacataatagggtcataatagttgaaactaggatgcctgcaaccatagagttaatctatttgcacatcctactattatcctgcctaaatttatataTGAAAGTGAATAATTTCACTGAaacccaaacacacagaggcaaaaaactagctctgataccaattattgggtgctactcgaaattccattctgtttcacctgtacaaaaatttatacaagcacagaacttttcctagcaacccatgtgcttttcagaagttaaacttggattgcaaacgaaacttaacattattaatccaagttcaacccatgtgttcatcagaagttaaaccatattacaaaagttgattaaatatctatttcaaggattgacttctaggtcattggcgaggcactctgtaataccccggttctgagattctggttaagtatggcttaaaaggttagatggtactatccatatcaccaaggtgcaccttcctttttggaagctcaaacttaagaactccaaagttaagcgtgcttggcttgaaGAAATCTGAgtatgggtgacctcctgggaagttttctagggtgtgtgcgagtgaggacaaaacatGCTAagaggacctccggtggtctgtggagctagtcgtcaactcgATGGCCAATTCTGGTGGCATTCTCGATTcgatccgggtggggcccgcctgtgccggggcgttacagatggtatcagagcgaccttgcgactgtGAGTGCACCTgaggcaggagcacccagggcaccacctagagAGAGAGATTTTGGGATTTgcctgtggtgtgattcgtggttatacaacgaggacgttgtgtctttaagtgggggtgattgtaataccccggttctgagattctggttaagtatggcttaaaaggttagatggttactatccatatcaccaaggtgcaccttccttttcggaagcccaaacttaagaactccaaagttaagcgtgtttggcttggagaaatctgaggatgggtgacctcctgtgaagttttccagggtgcgtgcgagtgagaaCAAAGCATGCTAAAAGGACCTCCAGTGGTCtctggagctagtcgtcaacccgatgggcaattctggtggcgttcccgatTCGGTCCGGGTGGGTGGCATTCCCGATTCGATCCGGGTGgagcccgcccgggccggggcgttacacactcggctttcttgggtatgggatcatccaccacttcctagacaaagcctttcaaacaaattgaatatttaatctccttacagtaaactctaggtttaactacagagaccttaatcgaaacacaaaatcactagcctcttgtgttggtatttcaggatccatataaagaaaaactaaactagtacacagcggaaacaattaactagttatgcctttctttgtatcttaaagacgtcttgatcttctgttgtattcctctcctcctcttggacgtcgtgtgagcgacgatctgccaagacaacaccacccgaaccacttctttgcctccaagactttcggccaccaagggatgctagaatagggagtctcattctcttcttcttctcctccaaataaccgaccacaagaagatggagcctcttgatgccgccggcccttggtaaaggaaacaaggggagaattgaaagggaagagggtcggccacaacaaggattaAAAGAAGAGTCTTAGGTTGTGTTctataaggcaccatctacctcttttttataatccttggtgaatgcaaaaaaaaaaggaaagatttaaaattaaaaccttcctattatgtgtggccggcccttatttgggcaatcaattaaggaaaaattttaaattaaaatctctcttttaaactattgtagatggctacaaaaaggaaagattttaaaattaaaatatctcttttaaatccctttgtggatggctataaaaggaaagtatttaaaaattaaaatctctcttttaaatcccttggaggatggctataaaaggaaagattttaaattaaaatctcacttttaaatcccttttaggatgactataaaaggaaagattttaaaattaaaatctctcttttaaatcccttggaggatgattataaaaggaaaattttaaaaattaaaatatctcttttaaatcctttggaggatggctataaaaggaaagattttaaaattaaaatctctcttttaaatcccttttaggatgtctataaaaggaaatattttaataaaaaattaaaactcccttttaattcccttgtggttggccccttgcttgggcaccaagcaaggcttggccggtcacctcttgggctccaagcaaagcttgaccggtccttgcttgggcaccaagcaaggatgtggccagcccattacttggataagaagtggacttggttggatacgaggctttatacatagaggctacaacagggacctagaggaggaattgactttgacctcctgatgagcttgagcttcctgtgttcgacccgaacatccaattcaagttcatcaataataactcataccactaaagagttattattgaaataccgcatcaatcccatattacattatgagctccttcttatcatgagtgtgttaatctccttgtgttaagatatcgaatgcccattaattaaatgagttactgacaactcacttaattaacagctagctccaagagtagtaccactcaacttcattgtcatgtcggactaagtccacctgcagggtttacatgacaatccttatgagctcctcaagggaacattatcaacctagataactaggacacagtttctttctataatcaacaacacatcatataaataatattatttcccaacttatcggatctattgatttaacgaataaatctcaccctttgataaattaaagaaataaatactaagtatatgtgtttgttattatatcgggattaagagtacgcacatccataataacagaggttctgttcttttatgtagtcagtataaaaggaacaacctcaaatgatcctgctcaatacacacatagtgtactagtgtaattttatagtcaagataaactaatacaaaattacactacaaccattccaatggtttgtcccaatccatcttggttgtgagctactatttataatttataaggaaccgataacatgatctctgtgtgacaccacacaccatgttatctaaaaaataaattaaatgaataactacatttaactaaatatagacatttgactaatgtgattctcattttaaaataaatatttatacaaaaagttaaatttttagtatacattctaacataagATTCACGCAGTTAACTTAAAAATAGTTGGGACATACACACTTTAAAACGACGATGATGATACAATAAACTTAGCATAACTTGCCATTTCATTGCTTGTGTTTACTTAAGCTAACATTTTGTCATACTGCAACAGCCTAAAGCTATAAAACTAGTAATTTGTAATAATACTAAGATCATTTAATCAAATCTAGTTTTCTTAATCTGTCAAacaatctaaaatatcaattataCACTCAAATTCCTGCTTGATTTATTTCTGATAATTACAATTTATTTTGCTTGGTAGGGAAAGGACTATAACGTAGGATTTGGATCATGCACTGGGAAGATTTAGCTAGCCATCCCCTGAAAATATTCTTGTGGAGAGCTCCAATCAAACATATTTCACATGCTTTAAGACTTCGTTTCCGATGGTTTTTAGAGATAATGAGGATTTTATGACACTGTAATTAACctcttaattatttgaaaaaatttccTGGAGCATTAGATTTTCTAgatctaaggtaaaaaaaatttacctTTTAATGTCACACTGCTAAAAGTAAGCTTATTAGGCACATTTACAGGTGAAAAAGTTGCTCATTTATAACCTCAATATCTTTCTATGGACTGGTCTCAATTTTGGGGGGTTTAGACGTGTCTTCTGGAAGTATTGATCTCAAGATTTAGCTAGTAGCGCTAACTCATGCCTCCATCTACATACGTCGCTGCAAAAGATTCGATTCTCGTCATACGACCACAAGTCCCAATCGCGGGTTCTGAAGACTCTCCCGCATCGCTGATTTGGACACAGCGAGTTGACTCGCTTTGGTTTCTCCCAAGTCATGCGCCTTATGACCTCTTTTGCCTCCATTCTGCACCCTCGAATCAAGGTGCCATCGTCGGATGGTGCTGCAGTGCTTACTCTACTGCCGTCCGCAGCAACCAACTTGTTCAATATCTCCACCGCGAGTGAACGTGTCTCAGGCTCCTGAAACAGGATCATGCCGAGCATGTAACTTGCCACTGTGTGGTTGCCTACTTTGGCCTTGTGCAGATGGTCCAATCCTAGCGTTTTCTCTTTCAGGTTGAACACCTCTTCCTGCATCTAACATTCATTTAGTGACCCCTTGGATtcagaattattttttttaaaaaaataaatgtaaaaaaaataaaaaaaacttacaagGCCGAGGATGAAGTAAGCATCGAAGTTGTCACAATTGACACAAGCACGAAGCAACTCGAAGTACTCTTTCTTATTGAACCAGTTAAGACTAAGTTCCAACTCCCTCCGAACGTTCATGAATTTCCCTACCTTTCTCGCTCTCGATGCTTCATGGAAAACTTTGCACCTGCAATTATCAATCACGGACACATTTACGTATCAATACATCTATACGTATCAATACAAGGACATCGTTTACGAATATTACTCACGATTCTTGCAAACATTTTATGTCTTTGCGTGGTGTAGTAGAAGTGGAGACGAGGTGGACACAAAACTCCACAgcgagatcaagaggaagagaggtgacATTATCGTTCCACATTGCAATGGTAGCTATTAACGATCTCTTTCTCCTTGTTATCACAATGTATTTCCTTTTAAACTTAAGATTAATAACTGTGGTGAAGTTGAGAAAGAGACTGGTTCTGTGGTTGGTGATGGTATGTGATGTGTATTTATAGAatataatttacttgaaattagttAGAGGAAGCCAAAATTTAGAAAGAGATTAGTTAGAGAAATTTTAGAAAGAAATTAGTTAGAGAAATTTTCTCATAAAAGTTAATGGTTTGTTATTTGGTTGGAAGAATTTGAATATAGATTTTAAATTTCTAGTCAACTATATTAAAATTTTCTCACAAAAGTCATAgatttacttatttattttgaAAGGGTAATTTAAAATGTCTGTTAATCTCTAACCGAACTAATATTAAAGAGAGAAATAAAAGGAATATAATCTGGCGAATCTAGAAATTATAGGGAATAAACTTTAACAACTCCATTTAAATTGATTTTAAGGAAATAAGATTAGTTGTTAATTTATATTAGTCaagataatttaaatttgttGGAGTTGAAGATTTTTGTTCCATTaaattgaattcaattttttttttaaaaaaatacttaatagACGACGCCACCTTCAATGAAACGCAACAGCAGCATCTAGCCGATCCAAGGCTACGATCCCGCCCAGCCGATCTTCCATACCTCTGCCGCCGCTGGGGTCGTCCCCGGCCCGCCACCCTCCCCTGGGTCTCTCGGATCCACGCCCCCACGACCCTACACGGGGATCTCCATCTGGCAGCGCCGCAGGCGCATCACGGAGCCCCAGAGCCATCCTCCTTCGGTTTCTCTATGCCTCTTCACCTGACGTCTAAAGTGCCGGCGACGTGGACATTGGGCACGCTTGATCGGGCTGCGGTGGCGATCCAACACCCGCTGGTATGCTTGTTTCCCTAATCACCCAAAGCTctttgatgcggtgataaggatcCACTTGTCACGAGTCAGCTGGCACGGTATCAGTCAAAGTTAAGACGGCCAACGGATTTACGGAAAGAACTTTAGCCAAAGGTAGCTGTTTATTTATCTCGGTCGGTAAAGGAGTAGTCGAGCAAATCATCCAACGGATCACCCGGTTGGTTAGACGAATGGACATCATGGGCCGGTCGGACGAATGAACAAACTCATAGCCAGTTGTTTCGGTCGGCAGGGAAGCGAGTCACTCGGACCACCCGTCCGGCGTAAGGAATGATATTACACAGGAGGAGACGAGAAAATAAAAAAGAGCACTTCgtctatcattaaatatgaagaagtcaagacaaagaagaaCACTTCATCTATCATTAATGCACGGAAGTCAAGACAAAAAAATCTTCCTCtgataattaatataattaaataaagacAGATAAACGATCACTAAGAAAGGTAAAAAAAAAGTACGTTAGGTATGAGGAAAGATAAGATTTATCTATTGCTTGATTATTCATTTTCTCTTCCTGAttttaacttgagcgtcggagagttaACGTTAGGCACCCCTTCCCtgattggttttattttgtaggagaTCATCATCCCGTCAATAATCACTATATTTCCGACTTTCCAACATTTGGACAGGATCACTCTTCTATTcatttcttcctcttttcttttgcGCTGCTTTTGTCCCACCATTTCAAAAAATTTGTAGGACATCATCATGTGCCTCTACTTTATGACTCATTTTATATTTGTTTAGGTATTGAGAATTGATAAATTCTACCACCAATTAGAATGCCTTCCCTCACAAAAATAAATTCAGTCGGTTTATTATATTCTTTGCATTCCAAAACTTAATTACGCATTTGCTAACCTTGTCCTTTGTTGCACATAGTACATAATGTCATGAGGAGTTTGATCAATTCAGTAATTTTGCTTTTATTGTTTCATGAAACATGTTGACAAATTGTGTATGAATAACTATGCAAATCCCAATCaccaattttttttaagtttaaaattaggtaatgaactaatttattttattggatatcttatttttaagttttttttttctatttattgtacCATCATTCTCCTAGAAGAACTTGACCTATCAAATGAGGAAACTAAAATATCTTGATCAGGTTTTGTAAGGACGAAGAGAATAACCAATCTTTTGTACAACTAATTAATTCTGTGCTGTCAAAGTAATCTTTCATTCATCACCAATTCTTCCGTTAATTATCTGTCATTCAACTAATCCAGCTAGCATGATTGTTATTTTTATAACTCATCCTATCTTGTAAAAGTTATCTTCCATTCATTATCAGTTCTGACCCGTCGATACTCGTCAACAATTTTGGAGAAATTTATTATGATCTTTCTACAATGTCTAGCATGCCATCAGGTTTAGCTGTGAGAAGTTGGTACTTGGTTGCGATATTGTTAATGTCATGACTGTAACTCATGTACTTACCAAGTCATAAATTTCAGCACCGACAATGTACATATGACACCggataagataatgattatcACTAACGGTTGTCCTCCGGATCTTcttgaaaaaagaaaatattacTTAATAATCGAGAATTAATTCTTCATATAGTTAAACTTatgtttatataattaaacaTACTCTAAACCCTAATACTAAAGAAAGGAAATAAATCCTAACATATAATTTTCATCATACAACTGAACATATGTTTATATATATTCCAGACcctaagacaaaaaaaaaaaggaaataaattacaACATATAGTCCTCAATTACTAACtcgtaaagaaagaaaaaagaattctaataaaaaggaaaaagtctCACAATTCTAAAATCCCTAAATAGactcaaaatctaaaaaaaatataaaagatataaattatcaaaaatatctaaatatcaaaaatactttaaataccaaaaaaataaaaatgaccaaaaataatgataaaaatcTTCGAACCCTCCTGCATCAAGTCATCCCAAGTTGAAAGAATTTTTCCTCGAATTTAGAGTAGTTTTAGATGGTAACTTAGGAAGAAGATCATTTGACATTAAATCAGCAAAATCCATTAGCAACTACTTAACTTTGGGAATCCTTGTCAATTCTCCGATGA contains:
- the LOC122022845 gene encoding uncharacterized protein LOC122022845 encodes the protein MALGLRDAPAALPDGDPRVGSWGRGSERPRGGWRAGDDPSGGRATIAMWNDNVTSLPLDLAVEFCVHLVSTSTTPRKDIKCLQESCKVFHEASRARKVGKFMNVRRELELSLNWFNKKEYFELLRACVNCDNFDAYFILGLEEVFNLKEKTLGLDHLHKAKVGNHTVASYMLGMILFQEPETRSLAVEILNKLVAADGSRVSTAAPSDDGTLIRGCRMEAKEVIRRMTWEKPKRVNSLCPNQRCGRVFRTRDWDLWSYDENRIFCSDVCRWRHELALLAKS